One Mycobacterium sp. SMC-4 DNA window includes the following coding sequences:
- a CDS encoding rhodanese-like domain-containing protein, translating to MKFIQYYLDCLSHASYLIADETTGRAVVVDPQRDVAEYLSDAREFGYTIELVIETHFHADFLSGHLELAQATGARIVYSSVAETEFESMGVADGERYSLGEVTLEFRHTPGHTPESLSIVVYEHADDEVPYGVLTGDALFIGDVGRPDLLASIGFTREELADKLYDSLHNKLMTLPDATRVYPAHGAGSACGKNLSTDLWSTMGEQKETNYALRAPDKATFMALVTEGQPPAPSYFVYDAILNRKDRELLDETKVPTAMTYDQVRDAMAAGAILVDGRGPEEFALGHLRGAVNIGLEGRYAEFAGSVVPTDVDIVLFTEPGQELEAKTRLARIGFDRVIGYLDQPFEVMFNHRDDVQMASRLTAKAFDQRAAELADLQVVDVRNPGEVAAGTIPNAVAIPVGQLPSRLGELDPARPTVVYCAGGYRSSVAASLLRRNGFTDVSDILGGFGAWEESRQNA from the coding sequence ATGAAATTCATCCAGTACTACCTGGACTGCCTGTCGCACGCGTCGTATCTGATTGCCGACGAAACCACCGGGCGTGCCGTCGTTGTCGATCCGCAACGCGACGTGGCCGAGTATCTTTCCGACGCCCGCGAGTTCGGCTACACCATCGAGCTCGTCATCGAGACCCACTTCCATGCCGACTTTCTGTCCGGGCACCTGGAGCTGGCGCAAGCCACCGGAGCCAGAATCGTCTACTCCTCGGTCGCCGAGACCGAGTTCGAGTCGATGGGGGTCGCCGACGGCGAGCGCTACTCGCTGGGTGAGGTGACGCTGGAGTTCCGGCACACCCCCGGCCACACGCCGGAGTCGCTGAGCATCGTGGTCTACGAGCATGCCGACGACGAGGTCCCCTATGGAGTGCTGACCGGTGATGCGTTGTTCATCGGTGACGTCGGACGCCCCGACCTGTTGGCCTCGATCGGGTTCACTCGGGAGGAGCTGGCCGACAAGCTCTACGACTCGCTACACAACAAGCTGATGACGCTGCCCGATGCCACCCGGGTGTACCCCGCGCACGGCGCAGGCTCGGCCTGCGGCAAGAATCTGTCCACCGATCTGTGGTCGACGATGGGCGAGCAGAAGGAGACGAACTACGCGCTACGCGCCCCGGACAAGGCCACCTTCATGGCGCTGGTCACCGAAGGCCAGCCGCCCGCGCCCAGCTACTTCGTCTACGACGCGATCCTCAACCGCAAGGATCGCGAACTGTTGGACGAGACCAAGGTGCCGACCGCGATGACCTACGACCAGGTTCGCGATGCGATGGCCGCCGGCGCGATCCTGGTCGACGGCCGTGGGCCTGAGGAATTCGCCCTGGGCCACTTGCGCGGTGCGGTCAACATCGGCCTGGAGGGGCGTTACGCCGAGTTCGCCGGATCGGTGGTTCCCACCGACGTCGATATCGTGCTGTTCACCGAACCCGGTCAGGAACTGGAGGCCAAAACCCGGTTGGCGCGCATCGGCTTCGACCGGGTGATCGGCTACCTGGACCAGCCCTTCGAGGTGATGTTCAACCACCGTGACGACGTGCAGATGGCGTCGCGGCTGACGGCCAAGGCATTCGATCAGCGCGCCGCTGAGCTCGCCGACTTGCAGGTCGTCGACGTGCGCAACCCTGGCGAGGTTGCGGCCGGAACCATTCCGAACGCGGTCGCCATCCCGGTCGGGCAGCTCCCGTCACGTCTGGGCGAGTTGGATCCGGCGCGCCCGACGGTGGTGTACTGCGCCGGCGGATACCGCTCCTCGGTCGCGGCAAGTCTGCTGCGCCGCAACGGTTTCACCGACGTCAGTGACATCCTGGGTGGATTTGGCGCCTGGGAAGAATCCCGACAGAACGCCTGA
- a CDS encoding rhodanese-like domain-containing protein, with product MTAPVTIDSHDLRQMLGSTAPPRILDVRTPGEFETAHIAGAYNVPLDLLREHRDEIVKHLDQDVVLVCRSGQRAAQAEETLRTAGLTNVHILDGGITAWEAKGFAVNRGAQRWDLERQVRLVAGSIVLTSILGSIAAPKLKWVAGAVGGGLTFAALSNTCAMGMLLAKLPYNRGASCDAQTVVSQLVDADPAGSTAG from the coding sequence ATGACCGCGCCCGTCACCATCGACTCGCACGACCTCCGCCAGATGCTCGGTTCCACCGCCCCTCCCCGGATACTCGACGTGCGCACGCCGGGCGAGTTCGAGACCGCCCACATCGCCGGGGCCTACAACGTGCCGCTGGACCTCTTGCGTGAGCACCGCGACGAGATCGTCAAGCACCTCGATCAGGACGTGGTCCTGGTCTGCCGTTCCGGCCAGCGCGCTGCTCAGGCCGAAGAGACTCTGCGCACTGCCGGCCTGACCAATGTGCACATCCTCGACGGCGGCATCACCGCCTGGGAGGCCAAAGGGTTCGCGGTCAACCGCGGCGCTCAACGCTGGGATCTGGAACGCCAGGTCCGTCTGGTGGCCGGCTCGATCGTGCTGACCAGCATCCTGGGCAGCATCGCCGCACCCAAGCTCAAATGGGTGGCCGGGGCGGTCGGTGGCGGACTGACCTTCGCCGCGCTGTCCAACACCTGTGCGATGGGAATGTTGCTGGCCAAGCTGCCCTACAACCGGGGCGCCTCGTGCGACGCACAGACCGTCGTCTCGCAGCTGGTGGACGCCGATCCTGCCGGCAGCACGGCGGGCTAG
- a CDS encoding sulfite exporter TauE/SafE family protein yields the protein MIALAVGLAVFVGIALGLLGGGGSILTVPLLAYVAGMDAKQAIATSLLVVGVTSAIGAISHARAGRVQWRTGLIFGGAGMAGAYGGGLLARFIPGTVLLIGFAVMMIATAIAMLRGRQAVESTGGHQRLPMPKIVAEGLVVGLVTGLVGAGGGFLVVPALVLLGGLSMPVAVGTSLIVIAMKSFAGLGGYLSSVQIDWPVALAVTAAAVVGALLGARLTALVNPDSLRKGFGWFVLAMSSVILAQEIHPSVGIAAAALTAIAALVTVVCSRYARCPLRRLARTGNVGGAPA from the coding sequence ATGATCGCTCTCGCCGTCGGCCTGGCCGTCTTCGTCGGCATCGCCCTGGGGTTGCTCGGCGGCGGTGGCTCGATCCTGACCGTCCCGCTGTTGGCCTATGTGGCCGGCATGGACGCCAAACAGGCCATCGCCACCTCACTCCTGGTCGTCGGCGTCACCAGCGCGATCGGCGCCATCTCCCACGCGCGGGCCGGCCGGGTGCAGTGGCGTACCGGACTGATCTTCGGCGGTGCCGGAATGGCCGGCGCCTACGGCGGTGGACTGCTCGCCCGTTTCATTCCGGGCACTGTGCTGCTCATCGGATTCGCCGTGATGATGATCGCCACCGCGATCGCCATGCTGCGGGGACGCCAAGCGGTCGAGTCCACCGGCGGCCACCAACGCCTGCCGATGCCCAAGATTGTTGCCGAGGGGCTGGTGGTCGGACTGGTGACCGGTCTGGTCGGCGCCGGCGGCGGCTTCCTGGTGGTGCCTGCTCTGGTGCTGCTCGGCGGACTGTCGATGCCGGTCGCGGTCGGCACCTCGCTGATCGTGATCGCGATGAAGTCGTTTGCCGGACTGGGCGGATACCTGTCCAGCGTGCAGATCGACTGGCCGGTGGCCCTGGCGGTGACCGCGGCGGCGGTGGTAGGCGCACTATTAGGCGCCCGACTGACCGCGCTGGTGAATCCAGACAGCCTCCGCAAGGGTTTCGGGTGGTTCGTCCTGGCGATGTCGTCAGTCATCCTGGCCCAGGAGATCCATCCGAGTGTCGGGATTGCTGCCGCGGCACTGACCGCCATCGCCGCGCTGGTGACGGTGGTGTGTTCCCGGTACGCCAGATGCCCGCTGCGCCGTCTCGCCCGAACCGGGAACGTCGGCGGCGCCCCCGCGTGA
- a CDS encoding metal-sensitive transcriptional regulator: MVGDEDAIAAVLNRLRRAQGQLAGVISMIEQGRDCKDVVTQLAAVSRALDKAGFKIVATGLRECLTGEAADGQQPMTEAELEKLFLALA, encoded by the coding sequence ATGGTTGGTGACGAGGACGCGATCGCTGCGGTGCTCAACAGGCTGCGTAGAGCGCAGGGCCAGCTTGCCGGGGTGATCTCGATGATCGAGCAGGGCCGTGACTGCAAGGACGTGGTCACCCAGCTGGCTGCCGTGTCGAGGGCACTGGACAAGGCCGGATTCAAGATTGTCGCCACCGGTTTGCGGGAATGCCTGACCGGAGAGGCTGCCGACGGCCAGCAGCCGATGACCGAAGCCGAACTGGAGAAGTTGTTCCTGGCGCTGGCCTGA
- a CDS encoding DUF302 domain-containing protein translates to MSYALSTKLHTSFQDAVERTRKALADEGFGVLTEIDMKATLKAKLGEDMEDYLILGACNPPLAHRAVNADRQIGLLLPCNVAVRADTADDGAVIVDAMDPQIMVQVSDQPGLRDVADEAAAKLRSAIQALESSEIA, encoded by the coding sequence ATGAGCTACGCGTTGTCCACAAAACTGCACACGTCGTTTCAGGATGCGGTCGAGCGCACCCGAAAAGCCCTGGCAGATGAGGGTTTCGGCGTGCTGACCGAAATCGATATGAAGGCCACGCTGAAGGCCAAGCTGGGTGAGGACATGGAGGACTATCTGATTCTCGGGGCCTGCAATCCGCCGCTGGCACACCGAGCGGTCAACGCCGACCGCCAGATCGGGTTGCTGTTGCCGTGCAACGTCGCCGTCCGTGCCGACACCGCAGACGATGGCGCAGTCATCGTCGACGCGATGGACCCGCAGATCATGGTCCAGGTGTCCGATCAACCGGGGTTGCGTGACGTGGCCGACGAAGCGGCGGCCAAGCTGCGCTCCGCCATCCAAGCACTCGAATCATCCGAGATTGCATAG
- a CDS encoding rhodanese-like domain-containing protein produces the protein MSSTADIAIIETSGLGDRSYLISVDDIAVVVDPQRDIDRVLELARDRDVRITHVLETHLHNDYVTGGLELSRVTGAEYAVPAGDEVGYARRAVRDGDVIDAGPMRLQVMHTPGHTHHHVSYVLRDDAGSVAAVFTGGSLLHGTTGRTDLLGSEHTEQLSHAQFHSVRRLAAELPDHTQIYPTHGFGSFCSATPASGDSSTIAEERHTNPALTKDEQSYVEELIAGLGAYPAYYAHMGVINSQGPEPVDLSPPEPVDGEELRRRIEAGEWVVDLRNRTAFAAGHLGGSLGFELSGSFVTYLGWLYSWGSPMTLIGDDVDQIADARRELVRIGVDHLAGAAVGDIRALAADTELRSYRVADFADLAEAMKDARPTVLDVRQHGEYSDRHIPDAVNIPLHELGARLDEVPRGQVWVHCESGYRSSIAASMIDVPGRDVILVDDNFDRADELGLVS, from the coding sequence ATGAGCTCCACCGCCGATATCGCCATCATCGAGACCTCAGGCCTGGGCGATCGCAGCTACCTGATCAGCGTCGACGACATCGCGGTGGTGGTGGACCCACAGCGTGACATCGACCGGGTGCTCGAACTGGCTCGTGACCGTGATGTCCGGATCACCCACGTGCTGGAAACCCACCTGCACAACGACTATGTGACCGGCGGGCTTGAGTTGTCCCGCGTCACCGGCGCCGAGTACGCCGTACCGGCCGGCGACGAGGTGGGCTACGCGCGGCGCGCCGTGCGCGACGGCGACGTGATCGACGCCGGCCCGATGCGGCTGCAGGTGATGCACACCCCCGGTCACACCCACCACCATGTCAGCTACGTCCTGCGTGACGACGCCGGATCAGTAGCCGCGGTGTTCACCGGCGGTTCGCTGCTGCACGGCACAACCGGGCGCACGGATCTACTCGGCAGCGAACACACCGAGCAACTCAGTCATGCGCAGTTCCACTCGGTGCGGCGACTGGCCGCCGAGTTGCCCGATCACACCCAGATCTACCCCACCCATGGTTTCGGTAGCTTCTGCTCAGCCACCCCCGCCAGCGGTGACTCGTCAACCATCGCCGAGGAACGCCACACCAATCCGGCACTCACCAAGGACGAACAGAGCTACGTCGAGGAACTGATCGCCGGCTTGGGCGCCTACCCCGCCTACTACGCCCACATGGGCGTCATCAACAGTCAGGGACCCGAACCTGTCGACCTGTCCCCGCCCGAACCGGTCGACGGCGAGGAACTGCGCCGGCGTATCGAGGCCGGTGAATGGGTGGTGGACCTGCGCAACCGCACCGCGTTCGCCGCCGGTCATCTCGGTGGCTCCCTCGGGTTCGAGTTGTCGGGCTCCTTCGTCACCTATCTCGGGTGGCTCTACTCGTGGGGGTCACCGATGACGCTCATCGGTGACGATGTGGACCAGATCGCCGACGCCCGACGCGAACTCGTCCGCATCGGGGTCGACCACCTGGCCGGCGCCGCAGTCGGTGACATCCGGGCGTTGGCCGCCGACACCGAGCTGCGGTCCTATCGGGTCGCCGATTTCGCTGACCTGGCCGAAGCGATGAAGGATGCCCGCCCAACCGTCCTCGACGTCCGCCAGCACGGCGAGTATTCCGACAGACACATCCCGGATGCGGTCAACATCCCGCTGCATGAGCTCGGTGCGCGCCTCGACGAAGTTCCCCGCGGCCAGGTGTGGGTGCACTGCGAGTCCGGGTACCGCTCGTCGATCGCCGCGTCGATGATCGACGTACCCGGTCGCGACGTCATCCTGGTGGATGACAACTTCGATCGCGCAGACGAACTGGGCCTGGTCAGCTGA
- a CDS encoding DUF202 domain-containing protein, whose protein sequence is MNSEANRRSVPTKPGLPAERTLLSWERSSFGFLVGGALVLLREHGPLGPGRTLLAVTAALLALLVLALGYRRSREIRHSPVIADRMVTADPRAEVLMIGAATVAFATAVVGALLFSIS, encoded by the coding sequence GTGAACAGCGAAGCGAACCGGCGCAGCGTACCGACCAAGCCCGGGCTTCCTGCCGAGCGTACCCTGTTGTCCTGGGAGAGAAGTTCTTTCGGATTCCTGGTGGGTGGGGCGCTGGTCCTGTTGCGGGAGCACGGACCACTGGGGCCCGGGCGGACGTTGCTCGCGGTCACCGCGGCGCTGCTGGCGTTGCTGGTCCTCGCGTTGGGCTACCGCCGGTCACGGGAGATCCGGCACAGTCCGGTCATCGCGGACCGGATGGTCACAGCGGATCCGCGTGCGGAGGTGCTGATGATCGGTGCAGCCACTGTGGCATTCGCGACGGCCGTGGTCGGTGCGCTGCTGTTCTCGATCAGCTGA